Proteins encoded in a region of the Tripterygium wilfordii isolate XIE 37 chromosome 21, ASM1340144v1, whole genome shotgun sequence genome:
- the LOC119987885 gene encoding phosphatidate cytidylyltransferase 1-like, translated as MQKDNSTGNVSTPTARSRHRRRSQEAIPEPSKENGGHLLVDDNNKYKSFLIRAYSTLWMIGGFAFIVYMGHLYITTMVVVIQIFMAKELFNLLRKAHEDRHLPGFRLLNWHFFFTAMLFVYGRILSQRLANTVPASDKFLYRLVSSLIKYHMVICYSLYIAGFMWFILTLKKKMYKYQFGQYAWTHMILIVVFTQSSFTVANIFEGIIWFLLPATLIVINDIFAYIFGFFFGRTPLIKLSPKKTWEGFIGASVTTIISAFVLANMMGRFQWMTCPRKDLSTGWLHCDPGPVFKPEHYTLPGWLPKWFPWKEIDILPLQWHVLCLGLFASIIAPFGGFFASGFKRAFKIKDFGDSIPGHGGITDRMDCQMIMAVFAYIYHQSFVVSQSLTVETILDQILANISFEEQYALYTKLGEIIQDRLTGPS; from the exons ATGCAAAAGGATAATAGTACCGGAAACGTATCAACGCCTACTGCCAGGTCTCGGCACCGAAGGCGCTCTCAAGAG GCAATTCCGGAGCCTAGCAAAGAAAATGGAGGCCATTTACTTGttgatgataataataaataCAAGTCATTCTTGATTCGTGCATACTCCACTCTATGGATGATTGGGGGGTTTGCATTTATTGTGTACATGGGCCATCTATATATCACCACAATGGTGGTAGTTATTCAAATCTTTATGGCAAAGGAGCTGTTTAATCTGCTCAGGAAAGCACATGAAGATAGACATCTCCCAGGATTTAGGCTATTAAATTG GCACTTTTTCTTCACCGCGATGCTATTTGTGTATGGCCGCATTCTAAGTCAACGCCTTGCCAATACTGTACCCGCTTCAGACAAGTTCTTGTATCGTCTTGTGAGCAGCCTTATCAAGTATCATATGGTCATCTGCTATTCTTTATATATCGCAG GTTTTATGTGGTTCATTCTTAcactgaagaagaagatgtaCAAGTATCAATTTGGCCAATATGCATGGACACACATGATTCTGATTGTGGTATTTACACAGTCATCTTTCACTGTGGCGAACATTTTTGAAGGAATTATCTG GTTTCTTCTTCCAGCAACACTTATTGTCATCAATGATATATTTGCatatatttttggatttttctttGGGAGAACACCTCTAATCAAGCTATCCCCGAAGAAAACTTGGGAGGGATTCATTGGAGCATCTGTTACAACTATTATATCTGCTTTTGTG CTTGCGAATATGATGGGGCGTTTTCAGTGGATGACATGTCCAAGGAAG GATTTATCTACCGGTTGGCTTCATTGTGATCCCGGGCCAGTATTTAAGCCGGAGCATTATACTTTACCTGGATGGTTGCCTAAATGG TTTCCTTGGAAGGAGATAGATATTCTGCCTCTTCAATGGCATGTTCTCTGTCTTGGTTTGTTTGCATCAATAATAGCACCTTTTGGAGGCTTTTTCGCAAGTGGTTTTAAAAGAGCTTTTAAGATCAAG GATTTTGGTGATAGTATTCCTGGACATGGTGGGATTACAGATAGAATGGACTGCCAG ATGATTATGGCTGTCTTTGCATATATCTACCACCAGTCATTTGTTGTGTCTCAAAGCCTTACTGTCGAAACAATCTTGGATCAG ATATTGGCAAACATAAGCTTCGAAGAACAGTATGCCTTGTACACAAAGCTTGGTGAGATCATCCAGGACAGGCTGACTGGACCCTCTTAA
- the LOC119989769 gene encoding alkaline ceramidase-like: MAEGLSSFWGPVTSTIECCETNYSRSSYIAEFYNTLSNIPAIILALVGLINALRQRFEKRFTVLHISNMILSIGSMLYHATLQRVQQQGDETPMVWEMLLYMYILYSPDWHYRSTMPTFLFLYGALFAVLHAVIRFGTGFKVHYVILCLLCIPRMYKYYIHTEDMSAKRLAKLYVATLFLATMFWLCDRLFCKQISGWPVNPQGHALWHIFMGFNSYFANTFLMFCRAQQRGWAPKVGHFMGFLPYVKIEKPKTQ; the protein is encoded by the exons ATGGCTGAAGGATTATCTAGCTTTTGGGGTCCAGTCACATCCACGATTGAGTGTTGTGAGACCAATTATTCCCGCTCGTCTTATATTGCGGAATTTTACAACACCCTATCGAACATTCCAGCTATCATTTTGGCACTTGTGGGCCTTATAAATGCATTAAGACAACGGTTCGAGAAGAGATTCACAGTTCTTCACATATCTAATATGATACTTTCTATTGGAAGCATGTTATATCATGCTACATTGCAACGAGT GCAACAGCAAGGTGATGAAACCCCTATGGTATGGGAGATGCTCTTATATATGTACATTCTCTACTCACCTGATTGGCACTATCGAAGCACAATGCCCACCTTCCTTTTCCTCTATGGTGCTCTCTTTGCTGTTTTGCATGCAGTGATACGATTTGGTACTGGCTTCAAGGTGCATTATGTGATCTTATGCCTCCTTTGCATTCCTCGAATGTACAAGTACTACATTCACACTGAGGACATGTCTGCTAAGCGGCTTGCAAAGCTCTATGTAGCAACTCTTTTTCTAGCTACCATGTTTTGGCTATGTGATCGGCTTTTCTGTAAGCAGATATCAGGTTGGCCCGTCAACCCCCAGGGTCATGCCTTGTGGCACATCTTCATGGGTTTTAACTCGTACTTTGCAAACACATTCTTGATGTTTTGCCGTGCCCAACAACGGGGTTGGGCTCCAAAAGTTGGCCATTTCATGGGGTTTTTGCCTTATGTGAAGATCGAAAAGCCTAAAACGCAATGA
- the LOC119988122 gene encoding probable carboxylesterase SOBER1-like, whose amino-acid sequence MHGYAKPDRHGRLEMKLTLLTTPIALLIVTLGSTFVFILVSQSSRSTRHPDSMSRSFILWLHGLGDSGPANEPIKSLFTSAEFRNTKWAFPSAPNKPVTCNYGATMPSWFDILEIPVTADSPKDESSVLKAVQNVHALIDKEITSGTDPKNVFLCGFSQGGALTLASVLLYPKTLGGGAVFSGWVPINTSMMEQFPPDAKKTPILWSHGMADQTVLFEAGQAGPPFLEKAGVSCEFKAYPGLGHSINNLELQYLESWIKTRLQSSS is encoded by the exons ATGCACGGGTATGCAAAGCCGGATCGCCATGGACGACTGGAAATGAAGCTTACACTGTTGACAACGCCAATTGCACTTCTTATAGTGACGCTAGGTAGTACCTTCGTTTTTATACTAGTGTCCCAGTCGAGCCGATCTACGAGACACCCAGACTCGATGTCTCGAAGCTTTATTCTGTGGCTTCACGGTTTGGGTGACTCTGGCCCCGCCAACGAACCCATCAAGTCTCTCTTCACTTCTGCAGAATTTAGGAATACCAAATGGGCCTTCCCTTCTGCTCCCAACAAACCAGTCACCTGCAACT ATGGCGCTACTATGCCTTCATGGTTTGACATTCTCGAGATTCCTGTGACTGCT GATTCCCCAAAGGATGAAAGTAGTGTGCTGAAAGCTGTTCAGAATGTGCACGCACTGATTGACAAGGAAATAACCTCAGGGACAGATCCTAAAAATGTATTTTTGTGCGGATTCAGTCAAGGAG GTGCTTTAACTTTGGCAAGTGTTCTGCTGTACCCTAAAACACTTGGAGGAGGTGCAGTCTTTAGTGGATGGGTTCCCATTAATACTTCAATGATGGAACAATTTCCACCAGATGCAAAGAAG ACACCTATACTGTGGTCTCACGGAATGGCAGACCAAACAGTATTGTTTGAAGCTGGACAAGCAGGGCCCCCTTTCCTCGAAAAAGCAGGTGTTAGCTGCGAGTTCAAG GCATATCCTGGCCTTGGACATTCAATTAACAATTTGGAGCTGCAATATCTGGAGTCATGGATCAAGACACGTCTGCAGAGCTCTTCCTAG
- the LOC119988123 gene encoding hybrid signal transduction histidine kinase B-like: MWLKAFTEGMKKLYRKGTVHPSQPDKLDQLTFLPAAILTLAAALSPEEKEVLAYLISCSNSSGNCFSNHHRLGHQSGSSSSFARSYTTGSGDHPPSFKCDCFRCYMSYWARWDSSPNLQLIHEIIEAFEDWLVQSSTSSKKSRKDRKKKGSDSNKSSELNPSETSQNSELGESDSVIESSSGGGDGGGGSGGGGGDAGEGGEKGSVRRLMNFIGERIWGVGSST; encoded by the exons ATGTGGTTGAAAGCATTCACTGAAG GTATGAAGAAGCTTTATCGCAAAGGGACGGTGCATCCATCACAGCCGGACAAGCTCGACCAGTTGACCTTCCTCCCGGCAGCCATTCTGACCCTCGCCGCCGCTCTCTCGCCGGAGGAAAAGGAGGTGTTGGCGTATCTAATCTCATGCTCCAACAGCTCCGGAAACTGCTTCTCAAACCACCATCGCCTAGGCCACCAAAGtgggtcttcctcttcttttgctAGAAGTTATACTACGGGAAGCGGTGACCACCCGCCGTCGTTCAAGTGCGACTGTTTCAGATGCTACATGAGTTACTGGGCTAGGTGGGACTCGTCGCCGAACCTTCAGTTGATCCATGAAATCATCGAAGCTTTTGAGGACTGGTTGGTTCAGAGTTCTACGTCAAGTAAAAAGAGCAGAAAAGACAGGAAGAAAAAGGGTAGTGATAGTAATAAGTCCAGTGAGTTGAATCCGTCCGAGACGAGTCAGAACAGCGAGTTAGGCGAATCTGACTCGGTGATTGAATCTAGCAGCGGCGGTGGTGATGGCGGCGGcggaagtggtggtggtggtggtgatgcaGGGGAAGGGGGAGAAAAAGGGTCTGTGAGGAGGCTGATGAATTTCATAGGAGAGAGGATATGGGGTGTGGGTTCATCAACCTGA
- the LOC119989954 gene encoding serine/threonine/tyrosine-protein kinase HT1-like gives MAGSCFSPFWLRKSKSKPLPTPSSSKTQLESDTENMEKKRFDSLDSWSMILDSENVETWEVSKEDQEEWTADLSQLFIGNKFASGAHSRIYRGIYKQRAVAVKMVRIPSHKEEPRTFVEQQFKSEVAFLCRLLHPNIVQFIAACKKPPVYCIITEYMSQGTLRMYLNKKEPYSLSIETILRLALDISRGMEYLHSQGVIHRDLKSNNLLLNDEMRVKVGDFGTSCLETQGQEAKGNMGTYRWMAPEMIKEKPYTRKVDVYSFGIVLWELTTALLPFQGMTPVQAAFAVSEKNERPPLPASCQPALAHLIKRCWAANPSKRPDFSNIVYALERYDECVKEGLPLTTHSRQVSRNAILERLKGCVSLSSSIPVHA, from the exons ATGGCTGGATCATGTTTTTCTCCATTTTGGCTTCGAAAATCGAAGAGCAAGCCATTACCAACTCCTTCCTCTTCGAAAACCCAGTTGGAGAGTGATACGGAGAATATGGAAAAGAAGAGATTTGACAGCTTGGACTCATGGTCCATGATATTGGACTCCGAGAACGTGGAGACTTGGGAGGTATCGAAGGAGGACCAAGAGGAATGGACGGCCGACCTCTCGCAGCTGTTTATCGGTAACAAGTTTGCATCAGGTGCTCACAGTAGGATTTATCGTGGGATTTATAAGCAGAGAGCCGTTGCGGTCAAAATGGTTAGAATTCCAAGCCACAAGGAAGAACCAAGAACCTTTGTTGAACAACAATTCAAATCTGAAGTTGCCTTTCTTTGCCGTCTCCTCCATCCCAATATAGTGCAG TTTATTGCGGCTTGCAAGAAGCCCCCAGTTTACTGTATCATCACCGAATATATGTCACAAGGAACTTTGAGAATGTATCTCAACAAGAAAGAGCCATACTCACTTTCAATTGAAACAATATTGAGGTTAGCTCTTGACATATCCCGTGGAATGGAGTATCTTCATTCACAAGGGGTGATCCATAGAGACCTCAAATCCAATAATTTGCTTTTAAATGATGAAATGCGGGTTAAGGTGGGAGATTTTGGCACTTCATGTTTAGAAACACAGGGTCAAGAAGCCAAAGGAAACATGGGAACTTATCGTTGGATGGCACCAGAAATGATTAAGGAAAAACCTTATACTCGGAAAGTTGATGTGTACAGTTTTGGGATTGTGCTATGGGAGCTCACTACAGCTTTGCTTCCGTTTCAAGGAATGACCCCTGTGCAGGCTGCATTTGCTGTGTCTGAAAAG AACGAGCGGCCTCCATTGCCGGCTAGTTGTCAGCCAGCACTGGCACATCTCATAAAGCGCTGCTGGGCTGCAAACCCATCGAAGCGACCAGACTTCAGCAACATTGTCTATGCTTTGGAGAGGTATGATGAATGTGTCAAGGAAGGCCTTCCTCTTACAACACACTCAAGACAGGTCAGCCGGAACGCTATTCTGGAGCGCTTGAAAGGTTGTGTTTCATTGAGCTCATCTATACCTGTACATGCCTGA